Within the Phycisphaerae bacterium genome, the region CGGACATCCAATCCGCCAAGTTCCGCCTTTTGACCACCTTTTTCGTACTGCCCTCAAAAACAGTACTCTTCCTCAAGAATCCACTGGAGAATCGGCGGTGGCTGACGGCGGGAATTTCGGCGTTACGGCGCTCCAGGCCCTAGCCCAGCCGCACCATCGACGTGTCCGGGCGGTGATGCAGCACCTCTCGGATTGGACCGCGGACGGAGGCGATCTCGCGGAGACGAAACGCAGGCTATGACCTCGGCAGACGAAGGGCCGCCGTCTTGACCTGCATCCACTCGCCGGCTGGGGCGGGTGTGACGTCGGCGGTGAACCAGCGGCCCTGATGTTGCACCCAGGCGGTGTACTCGCCCGGTCCGGATTTACACCAGAACCATGCTTTTCCGTCGCCATCGGTGACGACGCCGAAGGGATTGGCCGGCTGATCGGTAGGCGTCAGCCAGACGGCGGTATTGGGCACGGTGTGGCCGTCGGCGTCGAGCACCTGCACGATCAGTTCGGGGCTGAAGCGCGGCTCGAGCTTGGTCACTTCGCGCTGGGCGTCTTTTAATGGATCGTACGTGCGCAGGTAGGCGCAGCGGGGGACGGTCGGGTCGTAGAAGTTGTAGATGTCACGACCGTAGGAGAGGTTCTTCTCTTTGAAGTCCAGCCCGCTCTGCGCCGGCCAATGGATCGGCGGCGTGTCCATTCGGTAATCCACACCCTCCCAGACGGGCATGAACGGATGGTATCGCTGCATCGCGGCGAACGGCCAGAGGCCGGCCAGTTCCGCCGAGCGGAACGACCGGAGACGCCCTTCCATGTATTGAGCGGCCGCGTTGACGGCGTTCCAGAAGTACGGCTGGGGGTCTTCGCCGCGCTGTCTCATGCTCCTCACTTCGCCCTGGTAGGTCCAGGCGAACGGCCCGCCGAGGCTGATTTCGCCCATGGTGCAGGGTTTGTTGTATTTCTTCTTCCAGTTGTCCCAGACGCGGGGATTGACGTAATGCCCGTCGAGGATGTCCACACGAGGGTCCTTGTGGTAGTCGGTGAACATGAAGATCGTCCCGCCGTTGTTGACCGTCGGGCGAGTGGGGTCCATCTCCTTGAACGCGCCGTTGAGTTTCAGCAGCAGTTCCGCACGCTCCCGCACGGCCGGAGTGATTTCGTCGTTTTCCTGGATTACGCCGTGTTCGTTTTCCGTGCTCCAGATCACCAGCGAGGGGTGGTTCCGCTGGACTTTCGCCTGTTCGACCGTTTCCGGAATGGCGTGATCGCCTTTTTTGCGAACCGGATGGTCCACGTCGCACTGGCCGGGATCTCGGATGATCTGGCGGAAGTTGGTCTCCTGCATCATCAGCATGCCCATCTCGTCGGCCACGTCCAGCGTTTTGGGGAAGAAGTAGCCGCCTTTGTGGAGGCGGAGCATGTTCATGTTCGCCTGCTGATTGGCGTCCGCACAATTCCAGCGAAAGTGAAAACGATGCATCGGCAGGAACACCGCCCCGACGCTGTTGTCCTGGACGTAAAACGGTTTTTGGCCGTTGAACACGAAGTCCGGGCCTTCGATCCAGAATTCTCCCTCCAGATTGTGCGGGGCGGCCCATCCGGACCGCCCCGCGTCTCGTCGATGATAGAAAAGGAAAGAGCTGGATTCCTTACTGTTTCACGACCTTCGCCGCAGCAGGGCCAACCCGCCGAGGGCGACCAGACCCATCGTCGCCGGTTCGGGCACCGGTTCGTACGTGATCTTCAGGAAGGGAAGGTCGCCAGTGTTCGACGTTTCGGCGCTGGAGAAGTTGCTCCGGGTCTCGTTGTCGGCCCACGCACCGTCGCGGAGCAGGAAGCCGTAGTTCGGCAGCGCGCCGGTGTACCAGTCGTTCACGATGTCCGTCACGTCCCAAGAGACGGTGATCCCATTGTCGCTGGCAACGTTGATGGTCAGGCTGCTGGCGTGGTTGGTGGTGTAGTCCACTCCCTCCACCGGTCCGTCGGTGGTGTCGCCGCCCCACATCGTCGTATCATAGGCGAGGTAGCTCCAGCACACTTCCCCGGCCGCCGCCGGATTGCTGGCCCCGCTGCCCATGTCGGTGATTTCCCGTGTCATCGCATAGGCGGTGATGATCCGGTCCTCCGTTCCCTGGGCGGCTCGGAGAGTCAATCCCAACTCCGCACTGACGATGGTCGCGCCCAGCGGAACCTGATTCGCGCCGCTCCCGAAGATATCCTTCCATTGGGAGAACCCGACAAACTCCGCATCCTCAAGCTCCCAGCCGACACTGATGTCTGAAGACGCACCGTAGTTGTAGGTCTGCCTGCCGGCTTCCGATCGGATGCCTCCATCGACCAGACCGTCATAGCCGTTCAGGCCTTTCTCGAACCGGACCAGGGTCTCCTGCGCCCACGCGGGCGAGCAGACGATTCCCAACACCATCACCAAACCAACCACTCTTTTCATCGTTCATCTCCTTCCACAACCAGTATGTCCCATGCTCTCACGCTGCGGACCGTCCGCCGCCGTGGAGGCTCTCTCCAACCTCAGGCTTCTCGCGCTATCCCGCTGATTCCCGAGGCACAAACTCCATGTCAATATCCACCCGTTGCGGAGGCAGGTCGGGATTCTCAAGCCGGCCGAAAAGCATCGTCGTCACCCGGTGTGCCACCTGCTCGTCCCGGCGGTTGATGCTCGCCAGGGCCGGCGTGAGAAACCCCGAGTACGTACTGTCATTGAACCCCACCACCGCCACGTCGTGAGGCACACTCTTGCCGCGGGTCGCCAGCCACTTGCAGGCCGCCACCGCCGCCTCGTCCGTCCCGCACAACAGGGCGTCGAACGGAACGGAGGCCGGACAGTGCGTCTCCAGTGCCTCCCACGCCACCTCGGCCATGTGCGTGGCGGGACGATGGCTCCGATGGCAGATCACCGGTTCATCCTGGTAGACGCAGCTCCGTTCCCGCAGGCGGGAGAGGAACGGATCGATCTTCTCCTCCCTCGGCGCCGGCGGCACGAGGATCATCGGCCGCCGTCGGCCCGTATCCAGCAGATGGTCCACCGCGTCATAGATGGCCTGACGGCGAGACAGGACCACCTGATCGGCGGTCGTCTCCAGCGGAAACGATGGAACCAATACCACCGCCCGGAAATGCCGGAACAGACCCTCGAACTTCTTGAGGGGCATGTTCGGGATGATTTGCACCACCGCCGCTTCGACGCCGCGTCGGATGTAGTCTCGCAACGCGTCCTGGACCACGTCCGACTCGCAGAGGCTGTCGGAGAGCTGCGTGGCGTACTGGCGTTCATGGACCCCGCCGGCGATCATCCGCACCAGCTCGATGGGGCTGTGCGGGCCGCCCAGAGAGAAGAGGATTCCCACGGTCTGGGTCTTTCCGCCCTTGAGCCCACGGGCCAGGATGTTGGGCAGATAACCGAGCCGCTGGGCCGAGTCGGTAACCCGTTGCCGCAGCTCCTTGTCGTAACGCAGGTCATTCCGCAGGATGTTGCCCACCGTGGATACCGGGAGCTGAACGTCGTTGGCAATGTCCTTGATTCTGACCGGCGTTCCCATGATTCCCTCAGAAGTCCGCGACGTGTGAGCACGTGCTCAACGTGCGTTCATGGTATTTGATAACGTGCTCACTGTCAAGCTTTTTCCTTGACTTTTGTCGCGAATGCAAAGATAAGAAACGTATGGAGTCTGGTTTGGTGCAACACTTGCACCAGGATGAAGCTAATACAGGACGTGGCAATGCGTGATCTTCTTCATCTGGACAGTGGCCGAGTTCGTCAAGAGACCTGCCCGGCAAGAACATCTCGCCGGAAAGCGGTTCTATCCCCTCACAGGCGTTCCGACACGAGCCTCCACCTAAGCCATTACCACGAATGCAGTTACAGCTTCACCCTGATCGAGATTCTGGTGGTGGCGGCGATCATCGCCGTGCTGACCGCGATGCTGCTTCCGGCGCTGAGCGAGGCAAGGGAGAGCGCCCAGCGAGTGAAGTGCCTGAGCAACCAGAAGCAGATGGCCGTTGCGATGGTCGCCTATGCCGGGGAGTACAACGATCACTTTCCCCCCGGTAGCGATGGAATGAATGCCTCTTATACATTCCAAGTCGCCACTCGGGGAGAGTGGGACTGCCTGGGACACCTGATCGAAACGGGTTTCATCACCGATCCGGAGCTATTGTACTGCCCCAGCCAGCGGGAGAAATGGTTCACCTATCCCTACGGCTGGGAAGAGACGTCGTATGGGACATACTATCGCTTCTGCGGCTACTTGTACCGGTTCTTCGGTGAGTATAAGAGCGAGTATCAGTATATCACGCCAGCCGAGATTCAGTGGCTTCAGACGGTGCAGTACGGCGCGCTGGAGTACCCGATCGCCGTGTCGTCGGACATTTTCATTCCGGACTACGGCGGCTGGGGCTTTGACTCCTGGCCGCACCTGAATCCGTACGGAGTGAGCGTCGCCTATTCGGATGGACATGCGGAATTCATCGACGTCGGACACACGGAGTATCTCCGAGCCGGGAGTCTTCCCTATTCCTTGATTCACTACGATGATTTCGCGTTCCTTTTCTTCAAGGCGCTGGATCAGCGGGACTTTTCGACGTTGGCGGAGGCGTTTCCTCTGCCCTGAGGTGTTGGTGGTTCAGAAAGGAGCCGGACGGTCGCGACGGACGCACGCGGGTAAGTCGTGAAGCTGCAACGCGATCGAGAGGAGGACGGACTCACCCTCATCGAGCTTCTGGTCGTGGTGGCAATCATCGCGGTGCTGGTTGCCCTTCTGCTTCCCGTCCTTGCCCTGTGCCTGCTGGTCCCGTCGGGGCATACCCGTCGAGAGACGTACGACCGGGACGTCGCGCTGCAGAAACAAGCCGATGAACTTGCCGCACAGATCCAGGAGATGGATCGCAGGATTGCCGATGTTCGCGCGTTACTCGCCAATCTGGAATACGTTCAAAAGGGCAATCGCGAGCACCTGGACCAACTGAAAGACCCGCGGTAGCAGGATCATCCCCGTTCTGGAGGCCGGTCCACCGTCTCGTTGCGTGAAAGGGAAGGAAACGACCTCGGCCCGGCTTGCGCTGCCCGCCGGCGTTGTCGTGAGGTCTGAGCAGACGAGTCCCCGCCACTCGCAATCCGGACGGTCGGTGAGGCAAGGAATTTCACGTCAGCCTGGCCTGTCGGCGGTAGTGGGCTGGGGCCAGGCCGGTGATCTTCTTGAAGAGCCGGGAGAAGTAGAACTCATCGTCGAATCCGCACTGCCGGGCGACCCACTTGAGCGGCCGATCGGTGGTCAAGAGCAGCGTCTGGGCGTGCTCCATCTTGCGGCGGTTGACGTACTGGATGGGCGGCAGGCCCATGAGCCGGCCGAAAAGGTCTGAGAAATACGCCGCGTTCAGTTCCGCCAACTCCGCCAGTTCCGCCAGCGCGATCGGTGAGGCCAGGTTCTGCTGGATGTGCTCCAGGACACGGTCGAATCGCCGCAGCCCTTCCAGCGTGTTGGAAACGCTGGAAGGCGAATGGACGCTCAGAAAGGGCGCCAGCAGCAGCCGCAGGAGGGCATTGGTCTCCAGATGCTGGGCGGCGGTCTTGTCCTGATCGAGCTGTCGGCTCTGGTTGAGAACGGATCGGTAAATCGGCTGGTTGGCGTCACGCTCGCGCAGCTCCCGGCCGGGATTGATTGCCCGAAGCCGGTCGAACAGCTTGCGGCTGATCCCGTGCTCGCGAGCGGCGACCTCGCGGCCGCAGCCGAGCGTCGTCAGTAGATCCGTGCCGTTGGGCAGCCGGGTCGTCAAGTGTATGTAGTAGTGATCGAAGCTCCGCGGACAAAATAAGTCCACGCGGGTGAAGCACGGGATCAACACCATCCGGCCCGGAATCAGGTGAATGGTCCGCCGCGGCGAATGGCAGTCGATGAACCCTTCGCCGCCGGTGATCAGATACAGCCGGCTGTACGGACTGCTGACGTTCCGGTGCCGCCACTCCGTGTGCACCCGGTAGTGCTCGATGTTCAGAAGGTCGATTTCGATCAGGTCCAACAGCCGTTTAAGCATGAGCCCAGTCTATCCGCATTTCCAAAGAATATCCATGCTTTCGATGGATAATCCATAGCCCGACCGTACCGGTCGGCGTCTAATGAAGTTTTTGGCGGAGCCTCTGACCAATGACGAGCTTTGCGCTGGACTATGATGCGGTTGATCCCGCTGGGATCCCCTCCAAAACCCTCGATACCGGAGCCCGGATTCCCGTCATCGGGCTCGGCACGTTCGGTTCGGACCGGTACTCAGCCGGGCAGGTGGCCGACGCGGTCCGAGGCGCGTTGCGGGTCGGCTACCGGCACATCGACTGCGCCTCGGTCTACGGCAACGAGGAGGAGGTCGGCAAGGCGTTACAGGAAGCTCTCGCAGCGAACCTGAGACGCGAGGATCTCTGGATCACCTCAAAGCTCTGGAACGACATGCACGGCCCGGACGATGTCCTGCTCTCGTGCGCCAGGTCGCTTCGGGATCTGCGGCTCGACTACCTCGATCTGTACCTGATCCACTGGCCCTTTCCCAACTACCATCCGCCCGGCTGCGACGTCCTCAGCCGCAGCAAGAACGCCCAACCGTACATCCATGAAAACTACATGAATACGTGGCGGCGGATGGAGCGGCTGGTTGAGATGGGTCTGGTCCGCCACATCGGCACGTCCAACATGACCGTTGCCAAGCTGAAGCTGCTTCTGCGGGACGCGCGGATCAAACCCGCGTGCAACGAGATGGAGCTGCACCCGCATTTCCAGCAGCCTGAGTTGTTTCAGTTCTGTCTGGACCATCGAATCCAGCCGATCGGCTACTGCCCGATCGGCTCACCCAACCGCCCGGAGCGCGATCGAACGCCGGACGACACCTCGCCGATCGACGATTCGGTCGTGGTCGAGATCGCCCGCCGGCACAATCTGCATCCGGCGGTGATCTGCCTCAAGTGGGCCGTTCAGCGGGGCCAGATCCCCATCCCCTTTTCCGTCACGCGGGCCAAGTACCTCAGCAACCTGCGAGGCGTGATCAGCGATCCGCTGACGGCCCAGGAAATGCAGGCGATCGCCGGCATTGATCGCCGCTGCCGGCTGATCAAGGGACAGGTGTTTCTCTGGAAGGCCGGTCAGTGCTGGGAGGATCTTTGGGACGTAGACGGCCAAATCGCCACATGATCGATCGTATGAAGGACATGAAACGATGAATACCAGGATGCAAGGCGCGGTTCTTCCCGGCAACAGCACGGTGGAACTCAAGGAATTCGACATACCCTCGCCCGGCCATGGCGAGGTGCTGATCCGCATGAAGTCGTCGACGATCTGCGGCTCGGACATCCGCTGCATCTACCATCAGCATCTCGGCAAGGGGCCGGAAGGCTATCAGCCGGGGATGATAGCCGGCCACGAGCCCTGCGGGCAGATCGTCGAGTGCGGGCCGGGCTGCCGGCGGTTCCATCGCGAAGATAGGGTGATCGTCTATCACATCTCCGGCTGCGGTGTCTGCAACGACTGCCGCCGCGGGTACATGATCTCGTGCACCAGCGAGACGTACCGTCGGGCCTACGGCTGGCAGCGGAACGGCGGAATGGCTGAGTATCTCCTGGCCGAGGAGAAGGACCTGGTCCTGCTGCCCGAGCGGCTGACCTACAGCGACGGCGCTCAGGTGGCGTGCGGGTTCGGCACGGTCTACGAGGGCCTGGAGAAAATCGGCATCAGCGGCAACGACGACGTGCTGGTGACGGGCCTGGGGCCGGTGGGTCTGGCGACGGCCATGCTGGCCAGGGCGATGGGCGCCCGCCGGGTCGTCGGCATCGAGGTGACCGCCGAACGCATCCAGATCGCCCGTTCGTTAGGGCTCTTCGACGAGGTCCTGTCTGCCGGTTCCGATAATGTCGCCCAGGTCCGCGAGCTGACCGGCGGCCACGGCGTGGAAAAGGCGGTTGACTGCTCCGCCAACGACCGGGCCCGCCTGACCTGCATACAGGCCGCCCGCAAGTGGGGCCGGATCGTATTCCTCGGCGAAGGCGGCACTTGTAGCTTCCAGCCGTCGCCGGACATTATCCACGACCAGAAGACCATCTACGGCTCGTGGGTGACGAACCTCTGGCGGATGGAGGAACTGGTCGAGCGGCTGGTGCGATGGGGCCTGCACCCCGACCGGCTCATCACCCACCGTTTCCCGCTGGACAAAGCCGGCGAGGCCTACGCCCTGATGGCCGGCGGTCGATGCGGCAAGGTCGCGGTCGTCTTTGACGAGGAGTTGGAGAAGGCCTGATCGACCAGAACCAGAAGCCCCACTCTTTCACACAGATTGCCGCCGCAACGATTTATAGGACGCCGCAGCTCCTATCCGTCCCGGTCGTTGTCCGAGCATCCATGACCGTTCCACCTTGACTCCTGCGCCCGGTCGGTTATAGTGGACGTATAAGGTGTCCGGGAGAGAGCGGGTTCTTCCCGGCCCTCTTATAGGCGCGTCCAAAGGTATCCATGAGAGGGATACTCAGCCTTGGAAGAAGGGGAAGCGAGTGCGTCCATCGTTGATCAGTCACGCTTATACTCTCCTGCATGTCATTGTCAGCCCGCCTATACTAGGTTGTTGCGGGGATCTGCGATCCTCAAGCGGGTCCATCGCATGTTCCAAAGTCACTTCGGCGTAATCTTCGCCTGGTTTTTCTTGTCCGCGGCGGCCCAAGTCGTCGCCTGAGCTTTTGAAAGGAGAGGCGATGGATTGCGGGGCTGGTCGAGGAGCGTTTGCCGGGTCGATTGTGGCGGCGGTTGCCGTTCTGCTGGGGTGTTGGACCCCGGCACAGGCGGCTGAGCTATCGGGTGACCTGTGGTCGACGGAGTTTTCCGTCTCAGGCTTTGAGGGGACGGTGCGGATGGCCACCGGCCCGGAGGGCCTGGACGTGGTCGACGTGGACGGCCTGCCATTGGGCGGCGAGCCGGGCGAGCCGCTACTGCCCTACTACCAGGTGAAGGTGCTGCTGCCCGCGGACGCGGACTTGAGCCAGATTCAGGCATGGGCGGTGGATGAGGAATGGTCGCCGATGCACGGCGGCTATGACATCGCGCCCGCTCCGCCCGCGGTGACGTGGGACGGGACGATGCCGATCATCGACTGGGGCAGGAAGAACAAGGCCAGGATTCGTAACGGGAAAGACGTGGCGATCTACGCGCGAAACGCTGACTTTCCCGCCGCTGCGGTGGAGGTTGTCTCGACGGGCGAGTATCGGCAGTGGAAAGTGGCTGAGGTTCGCATCTGGTGCGCCAAGTTCAACCCGGCCGGCAGAGCGGTTCACGTTCTGAACGGAGCGCAGATCGCCGTCGCCGCGCCGCGAACGGGAGAACTGCCGAGCATGCCAGCGGCATCCGGTGTCGAAACCGACCCGTTTCTGATGCTCGATGAGATCATCAATCCCCAGGACGCCGCGCTGCCGGCTGAATCCTCGTCGCCGCCTCCGGCCGCGGGCACGGCGGCGGACTACGTGATCATCACCACCAGCACGATCCAGAGCACCAGTTCAAATCTATCGAGCTTCATTACAAACCTGCAGGCCTGCGGCCATGCGGTCAAGGTCGTCACCGAAGGGACGTCGGCGGACGACACCCACTACGTCACCGGTACATCATGCTACAGTCGGGCCGACAATATCCGCTCGTGGCTCGGCTCGCACTGGACCACCGACGGCATCTCGTACGTCCTGCTGATCGGCGACCCTCATCCCACGACATTCACTTCAAACCAGTCGATCCCAATGCGGATGTGCTACCCGCGCCCCGGGGCGGACGTTCCGACGGACATGTACTTCGCTGAGTTGAGCGGCAACTGGAACCTCGACAGCGACGGATACTACGGGGAGTACAGCGGCGACTACGGCACGGGCGGGGCCGACAAGTACTGCGAATTGATGGTCGGCCGGATCCCCTACTACGGGTCCACCACCGACCTGGACAGCATTCTCCAGAAGTGCATCAATTACACGCAAAGCTCCACGCGGGCGTGGCGGAGCAAGGTCCTCATCCCGACCGCGATATCCAACCACGGACCCCAGGACAACAACGGCGACGGTGACGCCAGCGACTCGGGAATTGATTACCCCTACACCAGTTGGCGTACCTTCGGGGCCGACTGGGGCGAGGCGATCAAGTCGCTGGCCTCGAGCGCCGGCTTCAGCGCCTACACCCTCTACGAAAGAACCGGCGTCTACTCCAACGGCTCAGCCTATCCGCTGACCTCCTGCAATGCGGCCCTGACCACCACCAACATCGTCAACGAGTGGCAGAACACCTACGGGTTTGTCACGTGGTGGGCTCACGGCAGTCAGACCGGCGCGTCGCGGTTCTGCTGGACCTCGGATGGCAGCTACACCAACATCTGCGGCAATGCGTCGCCGCACAAGGAAACCACATGGTACACCATGTTCAGTTCGAGCGACTGCAGCTCGCTGAACGATTCGTACCCCTCGTTCGCGGTCCTGGTCTCCTGCCTCAACGGCTACCCGGAGAACTCGGGCAATCTGGGTTACAGCCTGCTCAAACAGGGCGCCATCGGCACGTTTTCGGGCAGCCGCGTGACCTGGTACGCCATCGGGTCGTGGAACACCTCGCGAGGCGGCTCGTACGGCGACAACGCCTCCTACGCCTACCGCATCTTTAATCGGATGTCGGCGGCGACCCCGGACACCGCCGGAGCGGCCCTGGTCTGGTGCCGGTCCAATTTCGGATTGGGTTGGGGCGACGCGTCCTGGATGAACATGCTGGACTTCAACCTCTACGGCGACCCGGCGCTTTCGCGACTGACCAGTCCGGCCCCGCAGGTCTACAGCATCAATCCGAACACCGGAGCGGCCGGAAGCACCGTGAACATCAATCCGATATCCGGCGCGTATTTCCAGACCGGGGCGACGGTCATGCTGGCCATGCCCGGCCAACCGAACATTAGCGCCACCGCGGTGACCGTTGTGAATTCGTCCACGATCACCTGCACGTTCAACCTGGCAGGGGCCACGCCCGGCGCCTGGAACGTCGTGGTGACCAATCCCGACACCCAGTCGGGCACGCTGGCCGGCAGCTTCGCGGTGACCGGTCAGTTCACCGACATCGGCGCCGCGCTGGCCGGCGTGGCATACTGCGACGTGGATTGGGGCGATTACGACAACGACGGGTTGCTCGACCTGGCGCTCGCGGGCGACACCGGAGCGGGATATGTCACCAAGGTTTACCGCAACCTGGGCGGCGCGAGCTTCACGGACATCGGCGCGCCGCTGCCGGGGATCACGCACACTTCGCTGGCCTGGGGCGACTACGATGGCGACGGCAACCTCGACTTGGCCCTCTGCGGGCTCGACAACGGCCTCATGCCAATCAGCCGGGTCTATCAGGGCGACGGAGCGGGCAACTTCATCGACGCTGGTGCGGGCCTGATCGGCGTCCAGGATGGCTCGGTCGACTGGGGCGATTATGACAACGACGGCGACATGGACCTCGCCCTGACCGGATATGATGCCGCGGGCGTTCCGTTTGCCATCGTCTACCGCAACGACGGCGGCGGCGCGTTCACGGACATTGGCGCCGCCTTAATCCCCGTCGGACTTTCGGAAGCCGTCTGGGGCGACTACGACAACGACGGCGATCTGGATCTGGCCCTGGCCGGACGAGACGCCGCCGCCAACCCGGTGACCCGACTCTTTCAGAACAACGGCGGCGTGTTCATGGACAGCGGCGTTCCTTTCGTCCTGGCCGATTCCTGCCTGATGGCCTGGGGCGATTACGACTACGACGCCGATCTGGACCTGGTCGTGGCCGGGGCCGCCGGAGGCATTGACAGCACGATCCTCTACGACAATCAACTTGCCGTCTTCCCCAACACCGGAGTGGCCTTCACCGGCGTGAGCAACGGCGACGTGGCCTGGGGCGATTATGATAATGACGGCGACATCGACATCGCCCTGACCGGTGCAGCCGGCGGCGTACCTTACACCACACTCTACCG harbors:
- a CDS encoding DNRLRE domain-containing protein, whose product is MKRVVGLVMVLGIVCSPAWAQETLVRFEKGLNGYDGLVDGGIRSEAGRQTYNYGASSDISVGWELEDAEFVGFSQWKDIFGSGANQVPLGATIVSAELGLTLRAAQGTEDRIITAYAMTREITDMGSGASNPAAAGEVCWSYLAYDTTMWGGDTTDGPVEGVDYTTNHASSLTINVASDNGITVSWDVTDIVNDWYTGALPNYGFLLRDGAWADNETRSNFSSAETSNTGDLPFLKITYEPVPEPATMGLVALGGLALLRRRS
- a CDS encoding LacI family transcriptional regulator, producing MGTPVRIKDIANDVQLPVSTVGNILRNDLRYDKELRQRVTDSAQRLGYLPNILARGLKGGKTQTVGILFSLGGPHSPIELVRMIAGGVHERQYATQLSDSLCESDVVQDALRDYIRRGVEAAVVQIIPNMPLKKFEGLFRHFRAVVLVPSFPLETTADQVVLSRRQAIYDAVDHLLDTGRRRPMILVPPAPREEKIDPFLSRLRERSCVYQDEPVICHRSHRPATHMAEVAWEALETHCPASVPFDALLCGTDEAAVAACKWLATRGKSVPHDVAVVGFNDSTYSGFLTPALASINRRDEQVAHRVTTMLFGRLENPDLPPQRVDIDMEFVPRESAG
- a CDS encoding type II secretion system protein, whose translation is MRDLLHLDSGRVRQETCPARTSRRKAVLSPHRRSDTSLHLSHYHECSYSFTLIEILVVAAIIAVLTAMLLPALSEARESAQRVKCLSNQKQMAVAMVAYAGEYNDHFPPGSDGMNASYTFQVATRGEWDCLGHLIETGFITDPELLYCPSQREKWFTYPYGWEETSYGTYYRFCGYLYRFFGEYKSEYQYITPAEIQWLQTVQYGALEYPIAVSSDIFIPDYGGWGFDSWPHLNPYGVSVAYSDGHAEFIDVGHTEYLRAGSLPYSLIHYDDFAFLFFKALDQRDFSTLAEAFPLP
- a CDS encoding helix-turn-helix transcriptional regulator translates to MLKRLLDLIEIDLLNIEHYRVHTEWRHRNVSSPYSRLYLITGGEGFIDCHSPRRTIHLIPGRMVLIPCFTRVDLFCPRSFDHYYIHLTTRLPNGTDLLTTLGCGREVAAREHGISRKLFDRLRAINPGRELRERDANQPIYRSVLNQSRQLDQDKTAAQHLETNALLRLLLAPFLSVHSPSSVSNTLEGLRRFDRVLEHIQQNLASPIALAELAELAELNAAYFSDLFGRLMGLPPIQYVNRRKMEHAQTLLLTTDRPLKWVARQCGFDDEFYFSRLFKKITGLAPAHYRRQARLT
- a CDS encoding aldo/keto reductase, translated to MTSFALDYDAVDPAGIPSKTLDTGARIPVIGLGTFGSDRYSAGQVADAVRGALRVGYRHIDCASVYGNEEEVGKALQEALAANLRREDLWITSKLWNDMHGPDDVLLSCARSLRDLRLDYLDLYLIHWPFPNYHPPGCDVLSRSKNAQPYIHENYMNTWRRMERLVEMGLVRHIGTSNMTVAKLKLLLRDARIKPACNEMELHPHFQQPELFQFCLDHRIQPIGYCPIGSPNRPERDRTPDDTSPIDDSVVVEIARRHNLHPAVICLKWAVQRGQIPIPFSVTRAKYLSNLRGVISDPLTAQEMQAIAGIDRRCRLIKGQVFLWKAGQCWEDLWDVDGQIAT
- a CDS encoding alcohol dehydrogenase catalytic domain-containing protein; this translates as MQGAVLPGNSTVELKEFDIPSPGHGEVLIRMKSSTICGSDIRCIYHQHLGKGPEGYQPGMIAGHEPCGQIVECGPGCRRFHREDRVIVYHISGCGVCNDCRRGYMISCTSETYRRAYGWQRNGGMAEYLLAEEKDLVLLPERLTYSDGAQVACGFGTVYEGLEKIGISGNDDVLVTGLGPVGLATAMLARAMGARRVVGIEVTAERIQIARSLGLFDEVLSAGSDNVAQVRELTGGHGVEKAVDCSANDRARLTCIQAARKWGRIVFLGEGGTCSFQPSPDIIHDQKTIYGSWVTNLWRMEELVERLVRWGLHPDRLITHRFPLDKAGEAYALMAGGRCGKVAVVFDEELEKA